One segment of Saprospiraceae bacterium DNA contains the following:
- a CDS encoding sugar phosphate isomerase/epimerase, translating to MKTIKGPAIFLAQFMGDKAPFNALEPICKWAASLGYVGVQIPTWESRLIDLEKAAESKTYCDDLKGRVEACGVQITELSTHLQGQLVAVHPAYDLMFDAFAPPHLHGHPKARTEWAIQTLKNAARASRNLGLNAHVTFSGALIWHTVYPWPQRPAGLVEAAFKELANRWRPILDVFDECGVDLCYEIHPGEDLHDGVTFERFLEATGNHPRCHILYDPSHFVLQQLDYLQYIDFYHERIKMFHVKDAEFNPTGKSGVYGGYQGWVDRPGRFRSLGDGQVDFASIFSKLAQYDYDGWAVLEWECCIKDSEQGAREGAPFIADHIIKVTERAFDDFAGAAVDEALLKKIIGL from the coding sequence ATGAAAACGATAAAAGGTCCTGCTATTTTCTTGGCCCAGTTCATGGGCGACAAAGCACCGTTCAACGCGCTCGAACCCATTTGCAAATGGGCCGCCTCGCTTGGCTACGTCGGCGTGCAGATACCCACTTGGGAAAGCCGACTGATTGACCTCGAAAAGGCTGCCGAATCCAAGACGTACTGCGACGACCTCAAAGGTCGCGTCGAGGCGTGCGGCGTGCAAATCACCGAGCTCTCCACCCACCTACAAGGCCAGCTCGTGGCGGTGCATCCCGCTTACGACCTCATGTTCGATGCCTTCGCGCCGCCGCACCTGCACGGCCACCCGAAAGCCCGCACCGAGTGGGCTATCCAAACCTTGAAAAACGCCGCTCGCGCCAGCCGCAATCTTGGGCTGAACGCCCACGTCACTTTTTCGGGCGCGTTGATATGGCACACCGTCTATCCTTGGCCGCAACGCCCCGCGGGCTTGGTGGAGGCCGCCTTCAAGGAATTGGCCAACCGCTGGAGACCCATCCTCGACGTGTTCGATGAATGTGGCGTTGACCTTTGCTACGAAATCCACCCCGGCGAAGACCTCCACGACGGGGTCACGTTCGAGCGATTCTTGGAGGCCACTGGCAATCACCCGCGTTGCCACATTCTCTACGACCCTTCACATTTTGTGCTGCAACAACTTGACTATTTGCAATATATTGATTTCTATCACGAGCGCATCAAGATGTTCCACGTCAAGGATGCAGAGTTCAACCCAACGGGCAAAAGCGGCGTGTATGGCGGCTATCAGGGCTGGGTGGACCGCCCCGGGCGCTTCCGCTCGCTCGGCGACGGTCAAGTGGATTTTGCCTCTATTTTCTCCAAGCTTGCCCAATACGACTACGACGGTTGGGCAGTGTTGGAATGGGAATGTTGCATCAAGGACTCGGAGCAAGGTGCCCGCGAAGGAGCCCCATTCATCGCCGACCACATCATCAAAGTCACCGAGCGGGCTTTCGACGACTTCGCCGGCGCGGCGGTGGACGAGGCGCTGTTGAAGAAAATCATTGGTCTGTGA
- the hutH gene encoding histidine ammonia-lyase → MHEISPDHFSLETIRQIVLERHPLALSEASARRIHRCREYLDHKLAQANELFYGINTGFGSLCDIRISEEDIEQLQHNLVVSHACGTGDLVPPDVVRLMLLLKIQSLSYGYSGVREKVVRRLLDFYNADILPVVFELGSLGASGDLAPLAHLSLPLIGLGEVWHEGRRQRADVVLQLRGWPPLVFKAKEALALLNGTQFSAAYMVWCLMESRRLTQIANMNAAIGYDAFNCRLSPLDAHIHQIRPHKGQLEAARNVLQWLEDSQIAPKEKTSVQDPYAFRCVPQVHGASLDALAHIEQMLLTEINAVTDNPNIFPDDDLILSGGNFHAQPLALPLDYLGIALAELGSISERRVYQLIGGQRGLPPFLTDDPGLHSGMMIAQYTAASIVNQNKGLCTPASVDSIISCNGQEDHVSMAANAATKARRIVLNLERLLAIEFMVAMQALEYRRPLRSSPAIESMHARYRAVVPRLGHDRVLHDDIEATVVFLRKAMLDAHA, encoded by the coding sequence GTGCACGAAATCAGTCCTGACCATTTTTCCCTTGAAACCATTCGCCAAATTGTACTCGAAAGGCATCCGTTGGCCTTGTCAGAAGCATCTGCCCGCCGCATTCATCGCTGTCGGGAATATCTCGACCACAAACTCGCCCAAGCGAACGAACTCTTCTACGGCATCAACACGGGATTCGGCTCCCTTTGCGACATCCGAATCTCCGAGGAAGACATAGAGCAATTACAGCACAACCTAGTGGTGAGTCATGCGTGTGGCACAGGCGACTTGGTGCCGCCCGATGTGGTGCGCCTCATGTTGCTGCTCAAAATTCAGAGCCTCTCCTACGGTTACTCCGGGGTGCGAGAAAAGGTGGTGCGACGCCTGCTCGATTTTTACAATGCCGACATCCTGCCTGTTGTGTTTGAGTTAGGCTCGCTGGGCGCTTCGGGCGACTTGGCTCCGTTGGCGCATTTGAGTTTGCCGCTCATTGGCCTTGGCGAAGTATGGCACGAAGGGCGCAGGCAACGAGCGGATGTGGTGTTGCAATTGCGGGGTTGGCCCCCGTTGGTGTTCAAGGCCAAAGAAGCATTGGCCTTGCTCAACGGCACACAGTTCTCAGCCGCTTATATGGTGTGGTGTCTGATGGAAAGCCGCCGACTGACCCAAATAGCCAACATGAACGCAGCTATTGGCTACGATGCGTTCAACTGTCGCTTGTCGCCACTCGACGCACACATCCATCAGATTCGCCCGCACAAAGGGCAGTTGGAGGCAGCACGGAACGTGTTGCAATGGCTTGAAGACAGTCAAATAGCCCCGAAGGAAAAAACGAGCGTGCAGGACCCCTACGCTTTTCGATGTGTGCCCCAAGTGCATGGTGCCAGCCTCGACGCGCTGGCGCATATCGAACAAATGCTCCTCACCGAAATCAATGCCGTGACGGACAACCCCAACATCTTCCCCGATGATGACTTGATTCTTTCTGGCGGAAACTTTCACGCGCAGCCGCTTGCGTTGCCGCTCGATTATCTGGGCATCGCATTGGCCGAGTTGGGGAGTATCTCCGAGCGCCGCGTCTATCAATTGATAGGTGGTCAGCGCGGCCTCCCCCCATTCTTGACCGACGACCCCGGCCTCCATTCCGGGATGATGATTGCACAATACACGGCGGCTTCCATCGTCAACCAAAACAAGGGGCTTTGCACACCCGCCTCGGTGGATAGCATCATAAGTTGCAATGGTCAAGAAGACCATGTTAGCATGGCGGCGAATGCTGCCACAAAGGCTCGGCGCATTGTGCTTAACTTGGAAAGGCTTTTAGCCATCGAGTTTATGGTGGCCATGCAGGCGCTGGAGTATCGGCGACCGTTGCGCTCGTCGCCAGCCATTGAGTCAATGCACGCCCGCTATCGGGCGGTGGTGCCTCGTCTGGGGCACGACCGCGTTTTGCACGACGACATAGAGGCCACGGTGGTGTTTTTGCGAAAAGCGATGTTGGATGCACACGCTTGA
- a CDS encoding BamA/TamA family outer membrane protein — MLCPLCFLLSQTTLSLHIAATEQAVFSEKINDFRLKPVEEFPGVAVFELPDDSVSVVPLCRDLLQHFRQQSFLAASIDTLRQPTGDDTARLFVATLHLGPEMRWLTLRPVLFDNKEWLRAAGFREKSFEGKPLRHDAVLRLQEDILKQAENNGYPFARVWLDSIEIAPDGGVSAMLQIERGRFFVFKQININGDVKLPAAYLPNYLGLKPGSPYSRAQVLRLREQMRTLLFLETTGNPTVTFSGKPTTSTGTTSPSEVGEATVNLFLQKKKASRFDFIIGLLPQPDATDGRLLLTGSLNAAFQNALNFGERFAAEFERLRPETQELDVQAGVPYLLGSPFGVDGRLNIFRRDSTWVDAQGELGVSYLFVGGDYVKLLWENKTSSLQKVDTSAVLRSRLLPPNLDFRQNGYGFEVGLTRLDYRFNPRQGWAAQVRSLAGFNTVRRNSQIENLRDPDDPLFSFASLYDTVAVRQARYRVEGRAEAYVPFFQRTTLKLAVRGGGIFSKRPVYNNEQYRLGGNKLLRGFDEESIFASRFVVTTAELRLLLGLNSYLAAFGDYGYVENVTNSARVFLRPLGMGGGLTFETPAGIFGISLAVGKRDNADPLDFRAVKFHIGYVSLF; from the coding sequence TTGCTTTGCCCCCTTTGTTTTCTTCTTTCCCAAACCACGCTCAGCCTGCATATTGCCGCTACCGAGCAGGCTGTTTTTTCTGAAAAAATAAATGATTTTCGCCTCAAACCAGTAGAAGAGTTTCCGGGTGTCGCGGTGTTTGAACTACCCGACGATTCAGTTTCCGTTGTCCCGCTTTGCCGCGACTTGCTCCAGCATTTTCGACAACAATCCTTCCTCGCCGCTTCCATTGATACTTTGCGCCAACCCACGGGCGACGATACCGCTCGTCTTTTTGTGGCGACGCTGCACCTTGGCCCCGAAATGCGCTGGTTGACGCTTCGGCCTGTTTTGTTTGACAACAAGGAATGGCTTCGCGCCGCAGGCTTTCGGGAAAAATCCTTCGAGGGAAAGCCTTTGCGCCACGACGCGGTGCTGCGACTACAGGAAGACATTTTGAAACAGGCCGAAAACAACGGCTACCCATTCGCCCGCGTCTGGCTCGATAGTATCGAGATAGCACCCGACGGCGGCGTATCGGCGATGTTGCAAATCGAGCGCGGGCGCTTTTTTGTTTTTAAACAAATCAACATCAACGGCGACGTGAAATTGCCAGCCGCTTACTTGCCCAACTATTTGGGCTTGAAACCCGGCAGCCCTTACAGCCGTGCCCAAGTGTTGCGCCTCCGCGAACAAATGCGCACCCTGTTGTTTTTGGAAACAACGGGCAATCCTACCGTGACTTTTTCGGGCAAGCCTACCACCTCTACTGGAACAACCAGCCCATCGGAAGTAGGGGAGGCAACCGTGAATCTCTTCTTGCAGAAAAAAAAAGCCAGCCGCTTCGACTTCATCATAGGCTTGTTGCCTCAACCCGACGCGACGGACGGCAGGCTTTTGCTCACAGGCTCGCTCAACGCGGCCTTTCAAAATGCGCTCAACTTCGGCGAACGATTTGCCGCAGAGTTCGAGCGGCTGCGGCCAGAAACTCAAGAGCTCGACGTGCAAGCGGGCGTGCCCTATTTGCTCGGTTCGCCATTTGGCGTGGATGGGCGACTCAACATTTTTCGCCGCGACAGCACATGGGTGGACGCGCAAGGGGAGCTGGGCGTGTCCTATCTATTCGTCGGGGGCGATTATGTGAAGTTGCTTTGGGAAAACAAAACCTCTTCGCTCCAAAAAGTGGACACAAGCGCGGTGTTGCGCAGCCGCCTGCTTCCACCCAATCTCGACTTTCGGCAGAATGGCTATGGTTTTGAGGTCGGGTTGACTCGTCTGGACTATCGTTTCAACCCGCGACAAGGTTGGGCGGCGCAAGTGCGTTCGTTGGCAGGCTTCAATACCGTGCGCCGCAACAGCCAAATCGAGAATTTGCGCGACCCCGACGACCCTCTATTTAGTTTCGCAAGCCTTTACGACACGGTGGCCGTCAGGCAAGCACGATACCGCGTGGAAGGGAGAGCAGAGGCTTATGTCCCGTTTTTTCAACGCACCACTTTAAAACTGGCCGTGCGCGGCGGCGGCATCTTTTCAAAAAGACCAGTGTACAACAATGAACAATATCGGCTTGGCGGGAACAAATTGCTGCGTGGCTTCGATGAGGAGAGCATTTTCGCTTCGCGCTTTGTGGTGACTACGGCGGAACTGCGCTTGCTGCTCGGACTCAACTCGTACCTCGCCGCCTTTGGCGATTATGGCTATGTGGAAAACGTGACCAACAGCGCCCGCGTGTTCCTGCGCCCATTGGGCATGGGCGGAGGGCTGACATTCGAGACACCGGCCGGCATCTTCGGAATCAGCCTCGCCGTAGGCAAAAGAGACAACGCCGACCCACTGGATTTTCGGGCAGTGAAATTTCACATTGGGTATGTCAGCCTCTTTTAA
- the upp gene encoding uracil phosphoribosyltransferase: MVFNLSEKNSIANQFIAELRNVEIQKDRQRFRRNLERVGEVLAYEISQTLQYELYEVETPLGVSPVMLPAQRIVLGTVLRAGLPMHQGMLNYFDSADNAFISAFRRLHKDGSFDIQLDYVTTPDLTDCVLILSDPMLATGASVNVALQELLRFGTPAVIHVATVIASTAGLDTVRRRYPRATIWAGAIDEELTAKSYIVPGLGDAGDLAYGNKQP; the protein is encoded by the coding sequence ATGGTTTTCAATCTTTCCGAAAAAAACTCTATTGCCAACCAGTTCATCGCCGAATTGCGGAACGTGGAAATTCAAAAAGACCGGCAGCGTTTTCGCCGCAATTTGGAGCGCGTGGGCGAAGTGCTGGCCTACGAAATTTCTCAAACGCTGCAATATGAATTGTACGAAGTGGAAACTCCCCTCGGCGTGTCGCCCGTCATGTTGCCCGCGCAGCGCATCGTGTTGGGCACGGTATTGCGTGCCGGCCTGCCCATGCACCAAGGGATGCTGAACTATTTCGACTCGGCGGACAACGCTTTCATCTCGGCCTTTCGGAGGCTTCACAAAGACGGCTCATTCGATATCCAACTCGACTATGTGACCACCCCCGACCTCACCGACTGTGTGCTCATCCTCAGCGACCCCATGTTGGCTACGGGGGCTTCCGTGAACGTGGCCTTGCAGGAGCTCCTGCGCTTTGGCACACCCGCCGTCATCCACGTTGCCACTGTCATTGCTAGCACGGCAGGTCTTGATACCGTTCGCAGGCGCTATCCCAGAGCCACTATTTGGGCAGGCGCCATAGATGAGGAATTGACCGCAAAGTCATACATCGTCCCAGGCTTGGGCGACGCGGGGGATTTGGCTTACGGGAACAAGCAACCGTGA
- the icd gene encoding NADP-dependent isocitrate dehydrogenase: MQGSTITIKKGKLKVPNDPIIPFIEGDGTGPDIWAASVRVLDAAVEKAYNGKKKIVWKEVLAGEKAFNKTGNWLPDETLKVIDEYKVAIKGPLTTPVGGGIRSLNVALRQQLDLYACVRPVRWFKGVPSPVKEPGLVDMVIFRENTEDIYAGIEYLTGTPEADKVLAFLQNEMGVKKIRFPKTSSIGIKPVSIEGTERLVRAALEYAFKYKRKSLTLVHKGNIMKFTEGKFKDWGYALAEREYGDRVFTWAEYDRIKESKGEDAANKAQAEALAAGKMLVKDSIADAFLQQILLRPAEYDVVATLNLNGDYLSDALAAQVGGIGIAPGANINYLTGHAIFEATHGTAPKYAGKDMVNPSSVILSGVMMFEYLGWDKAAKLIVKGLERSIRKKRVTYDFERLMKGATKLKCSEFGSEIIANM, encoded by the coding sequence ATGCAAGGTTCTACCATCACCATCAAAAAAGGCAAACTGAAAGTCCCCAACGACCCCATCATCCCATTCATCGAGGGCGACGGCACGGGGCCTGATATTTGGGCCGCCTCTGTGCGCGTGCTCGACGCGGCTGTGGAGAAAGCTTACAACGGCAAAAAGAAAATCGTGTGGAAAGAAGTGCTCGCGGGTGAAAAAGCCTTCAACAAAACAGGCAACTGGCTCCCCGATGAGACCTTGAAAGTCATTGACGAATATAAAGTCGCCATAAAAGGCCCGCTCACCACGCCTGTGGGCGGCGGTATTCGCTCGCTGAACGTGGCGCTTCGCCAACAACTCGACCTCTACGCCTGTGTGCGTCCGGTGCGTTGGTTCAAGGGCGTGCCCTCGCCCGTGAAAGAACCCGGCCTCGTGGACATGGTCATTTTCCGTGAAAATACCGAGGACATCTACGCGGGCATCGAGTATCTAACTGGCACTCCCGAAGCCGACAAAGTGCTGGCGTTTCTTCAAAATGAAATGGGGGTCAAAAAAATACGCTTCCCAAAAACCTCCTCCATCGGCATCAAACCCGTCTCCATCGAAGGCACGGAGCGCCTCGTGCGAGCGGCATTGGAATACGCCTTCAAATACAAGCGCAAATCGCTGACGCTCGTACACAAAGGCAACATCATGAAATTCACCGAGGGCAAGTTCAAGGACTGGGGCTACGCATTGGCCGAACGCGAGTATGGCGACCGCGTGTTCACATGGGCTGAATACGACCGCATCAAGGAATCGAAAGGCGAGGATGCCGCCAACAAAGCCCAAGCCGAAGCCCTTGCCGCAGGCAAAATGCTTGTGAAGGATAGCATTGCCGACGCTTTCCTCCAACAAATCCTGCTCCGCCCGGCAGAATATGATGTGGTAGCCACGCTCAACCTCAACGGCGACTATCTATCCGACGCTTTGGCCGCGCAGGTTGGTGGCATTGGCATTGCGCCGGGTGCCAATATCAACTACCTCACCGGTCACGCCATCTTCGAGGCCACGCACGGCACGGCTCCCAAATATGCAGGCAAAGACATGGTGAACCCTTCCTCGGTCATCCTTTCAGGTGTGATGATGTTCGAATACCTCGGCTGGGACAAAGCCGCCAAACTAATCGTCA